A single Phragmites australis chromosome 4, lpPhrAust1.1, whole genome shotgun sequence DNA region contains:
- the LOC133914317 gene encoding LOW QUALITY PROTEIN: probable galacturonosyltransferase-like 4 (The sequence of the model RefSeq protein was modified relative to this genomic sequence to represent the inferred CDS: inserted 1 base in 1 codon; deleted 1 base in 1 codon), whose product MTLDANYLRGTMAAVLSILQHTACPESVIFHFLTAEHDDSLAAALRSTFPFLDLRVYRSTRRASASAAASPGRYARSWTDTLPADVSRVTYLDSDVIVVDDIRTLASVDLGGHVVAAPEYCHANFRNYFTDAFWSDTALDGTFRGRRPCYFNTGVMVMDVEKWRTGGYTRRVEEWMAVQKQWRIYHLGSLPPFLLVLAGDIRAVXHRWNQHGSGLGGDYVEGCCRGLHPGPISLLHWSGKVKPWLRLDARRPCAVDYLWAPYDLYRHSSPVIEEW is encoded by the exons ATGACGTTGGACGCCAACTACCTCCGCGGCACCATGGCCGCGGTGCTCTCCATCCTGCAGCACACGGCGTGCCCGGAGAGTGTGATCTTCCACTTCCTCACCGCCGAGCACGACGACAGCCTGGCCGCCGCGCTGCGCTCCACGTTCCCATTCCTCGACCTCCGGGTGTACCGCTCGACCCGTCGCGCGTCCGCGTCGGCGGCCGCATCTCCCGGTCGGTACGCCAGGAGCTGGACCGACACGCTGCCCGCGGACGTGAGTCGCGTGACGTACCTCGACTCCGACGTGATCGTGGTGGACGACATCCGGACGCTGGCCTCCGTGGACCTCGGAGGGCACGTGGTGGCGGCACCGGAGTACTGCCACGCTAACTTCCGCAACTACTTCACGGACGCGTTCTGGTCGGACACGGCGCTGGACGGCACATTCCGCgggcggcggccctgctactTCAACACGGGCGTGATGGTGATGGATGTGGAGAAGTGGCGCACCGGCGGGTACACGCGGCGGgtggaggagtggatggcggTGCAGAAGCAGTGGCGGATCTACCACCTCGGCTCGCTGCCGCCGTTCCTGCTGGTTCTTGCCGGGGACATCCGGGCGG ACCACCGGTGGAACCAGCAC GGCTCGGGCCTCGGGGGCGACTACGTCGAGGGCTGCTGCCGAGGGCTCCACCCGGGCCCCATCAGCCTGCTCCACTGGAGCGGCAAGGTCAAGCCGTGGCTCCGGCTCGACGCGCGGCGGCCCTGCGCCGTGGACTACCTCTGGGCGCCCTACGACCTCTACCGGCACTCATCGCCGGTGATCGAGGAGTGGTGA